A single window of Arvicola amphibius chromosome 15, mArvAmp1.2, whole genome shotgun sequence DNA harbors:
- the Cyld gene encoding ubiquitin carboxyl-terminal hydrolase CYLD isoform X1, with the protein MSSGLWSQEKVTSPYWEERIFYLLLQECSVTDKQTQKLLKVPKGSIGQYIQDRSVGHSRVPSAKGKKNQIGLKILEQPHAVLFVDEKDVVEITEKFTELLLAITNCEERLSLFRNRIRLSKGLQVDVGSPVKVQLRSGEEKFPGVVRFRGPLLAERPVSGIFFGVELLEEGRGQGFTDGVYQGKQLFQCDEDCGVFVAMDKLEPIEDYNNGLESDFAAPRDTMQAEPPPLEINSRVSLKVGESVESGTVIFCDVLPGKESLGYFVGVDMDNPIGNWDGRFDGVQLCSFASVESTILLHINDIIPALSESMTPERRPPKLAFMSRGVGDKGSSSHNKPKVTGSTSDPGSRNRSELFYTLNGSSVDSQQQSKSKNPWYIDEVAEDPAKSLTELSPDFGHSSPPPQPPSVNSLSSENRFHSLPFSLTKMPNTNGSIAHSSLSLSVQSVMGELNSTPVQESPPLPISSGNAYGLEVGSLAEVKENPPFYGVIRWIGQPPGLSDVLAGLELEDECAGCTDGTFRGTRYFTCALKKALFVKLKSCRPDSRFASLQPVSNQIERCNSLAFGGYLSEVVEENTPPKMEKEGFEIMIGKKKGIQGHYNSCYLDSTLFCLFAFSSVLDTVLLRPKEKNDVEYYSETQELLRTEIVNPLRIYGYVCATKIMKLRKILEKVEAASGFTSEEKDPEEFLNILFHDILRVEPLLKIRSAGQEVQDCNFYQIFMEKNEKVGVPTIQQLLEWSFINSNLKFAEAPSCLIIQMPRFGKDFKMFKKIFPSLELNITDLLEDTPRECRICGGLAMFECRECYEDPDISAGKIKQFCKTCCTQVHLHPKRMNHTYHPVSLPKDLPDWDWRHGCIPCQKMELFAVLCIETSHYVAFVKYGKDDSAWLFFDSMADRDGDQNGFNIPQVTPCPEVGEYLKMSLEELHSLDSRRIQGCARRLLCDAYMCMYQSPTMSLYK; encoded by the exons ATGAGTTCAGGCCTATGGAGTCAAGAGAAAGTTACTTCACCTTACTGGGAAGAACGAATTTTTTATCTGCTTCTTCAAGAATGCAGTgtaacagacaaacagacacagaaactCCTAAAAGTACCCAAAGGAAGTATAGGACAGTACATCCAAGACCGTTCTGTGGGGCATTCAAGAGTTCCTTCTGCAAAAGGCAAGAAAAATCAGATTGGATTAAAAATCTTAGAGCAACCGCACGCAGTTCTATTTGTTGATGAAAAGGATGTTGTAGAAATCACTGAGAAATTTACAGAGTTACTGTTGGCAATTACCAACTGTGAGGAGAGGCTCAGCCTATTTAGAAACAGAATTCGACTAAGTAAAGGCCTCCAGGTAGACGTGGGCAGCCCTGTGAAAGTACAGCTGCGATCTGGGGAAGAGAAATTTCCAGGAGTTGTACGCTTCAGAGGACCTTTATTAGCGGAGAGGCCAGTTTCGGGGATTTTCTTTGGAGTAGAATTGCTG GAAGAAGGTCGTGGCCAAGGTTTCACTGATGGGGTATATCAAGGGAAACAGCTTTTTCAGTGTGATGAAGACTGTGGTGTGTTTGTGGCGATGGACAAGCTGGAGCCCATAGAAGACTATAACAATGGATTGGAAAGTGATTTTGCAGCCCCGAGGGATACAATGCAGGCTGAACCTCCACCTTTGGAAATAAACTCCAGAGTCTCTCTAAAGGTTGGAGAAAGTGTAGAATCTGGAACAGTAATATTCTGTGATGTTTTACCAGGAAAAGAGAGTCTAGGATATTTTGTTGGTGTGGACATG GATAACCCTATTGGCAACTGGGATGGAAGGTTTGATGGAGTACAACTGTGTAGTTTTGCAAGTGTTGAAAGTACAATTCTTCTGCACATCAATGATATCATTCCAG CTTTATCAG AGAGCATGACACCGGAAAGGAGGCCTCCCAAACTTGCCTTTATGTCAAGAGGTGTTGGTGACAAAGGTTCATCTAGTCATAATAAACCAAAGGTTACAG GATCTACCTCAGACCCTGGAAGTAGAAACAGATCTGAATTATTTTATACCTTAAATGGGTCATCTGTTGACTCACAACAACAATCCAAATCTAAAAATCCATGGTACATTGATGAAG TTGCAGAAGATCCTGCAAAGTCACTTACAGAGCTGTCTCCAGACTTTGGACATTCATCACCTCCACCACAACCTCCTTCCGTGAACTCCTTATCCAGCGAGAACAGATTTCACTCTCTACCGTTCAGCCTGACGAAGATGCCCAATACTAACGGCAGCATTGCTCACAGCTCACTGTCACTATCAGTGCAGTCTGTGATGGGTGAGCTGAACAGCACACCTGTCCAGGAGAGTCCACCTTTGCCCATCTCTTCTGGTAATGCATACGGCCTAGAGGTGGGCTCACTGGCTGAAGTGAAAGAGAATCCCCCGTTCTATGGGGTTATCCGTTGGATTGGCCAGCCGCCTGGGCTCAGTGATGTGctagctggactggaactg GAAGACGAATGTGCAGGCTGTACAGACGGCACGTTCAGGGGCACGCGCTACTTCACCTGCGCCCTGAAGAAGGCCCTGTTCGTGAAACTGAAGAGCTGCAGACCCGACTCTAGGTTTGCGTCCTTGCAGCCTGTTTCTAATCAGATTGAAAGGTGTAATTCTTTAG caTTTGGAGGCTACTTAAGTGAAGTAGTAGAAGAAAATACTCCACCAAAGATGGAAAAAGAAGGTTTTGAGATAATgattggaaagaagaaaggcatccAGGGCCATTACAATTCTTGTTACTTAGACTCAACTTTATTCTG ctTATTTGCTTTTAGTTCTGTCCTGGATACTGTGTTGCTTAGACCTAAAGAAAAGAATGATGTGGAGTATTATAGTGAGACCCAAGAGCTACTAAGGACAGAAATAGTTAATCCTCTGAGAAT atatggatatgtgtgtgccACAAAAATTATGAAACTGAGGAAAATACTTGAAAAAGTTGAGGCTGCATCAGGATTTACCTCTGAAGAAAAAG atcCTGAAGAATTTCTAAATATCCTGTTTCATGATATTTTAAGGGTTGAACCATTGTTAAAAATAAG ATCAGCAGGTCAGGAAGTCCAAGACTGCAACTTCTATCAGATctttatggaaaaaaatgagaaagttggAGTTCCTACAATTCAGCAGTTACTCGAGTGGTCTTTTATCAACAGCAACCTGAAATTTGCAGAG gcaccATCATGCTTGATTATTCAAATGCCTCGGTTTGGAAAAGacttcaaaatgtttaaaaaaatttttccttCTCTAGAATTAAATATAACGGATTTGCTTGAAGACA CTCCCAGGGAGTGCCGCATCTGTGGAGGACTTGCCATGTTTGAGTGCCGAGAGTGCTATGAAGACCCCGACATCTCAGCGGGGAAGATCAAGCAGTTCTGTAAGACCTGCTGCACTCAG GTTCACCTCCATCCCAAGAGAATGAATCATACATATCACCCAGTATCACTTCCCAAAGACTTGCCTGACTGGGACTGGAGACACGGATGCATCCCCTGTCAGAAGATGGAGTTATTTGCTGTTCTCTGCATAGAAACGAGCCACTATGTTGCTTTTGTGAAGTATGGGAAGGATGATTCAGCCTGGCTCTTCTTTGACAGCATGGCTGATCGAGATG
- the Cyld gene encoding ubiquitin carboxyl-terminal hydrolase CYLD isoform X3: MSSGLWSQEKVTSPYWEERIFYLLLQECSVTDKQTQKLLKVPKGSIGQYIQDRSVGHSRVPSAKGKKNQIGLKILEQPHAVLFVDEKDVVEITEKFTELLLAITNCEERLSLFRNRIRLSKGLQVDVGSPVKVQLRSGEEKFPGVVRFRGPLLAERPVSGIFFGVELLEEGRGQGFTDGVYQGKQLFQCDEDCGVFVAMDKLEPIEDYNNGLESDFAAPRDTMQAEPPPLEINSRVSLKVGESVESGTVIFCDVLPGKESLGYFVGVDMDNPIGNWDGRFDGVQLCSFASVESTILLHINDIIPESMTPERRPPKLAFMSRGVGDKGSSSHNKPKVTGSTSDPGSRNRSELFYTLNGSSVDSQQQSKSKNPWYIDEVAEDPAKSLTELSPDFGHSSPPPQPPSVNSLSSENRFHSLPFSLTKMPNTNGSIAHSSLSLSVQSVMGELNSTPVQESPPLPISSGNAYGLEVGSLAEVKENPPFYGVIRWIGQPPGLSDVLAGLELEDECAGCTDGTFRGTRYFTCALKKALFVKLKSCRPDSRFASLQPVSNQIERCNSLAFGGYLSEVVEENTPPKMEKEGFEIMIGKKKGIQGHYNSCYLDSTLFCLFAFSSVLDTVLLRPKEKNDVEYYSETQELLRTEIVNPLRIYGYVCATKIMKLRKILEKVEAASGFTSEEKDPEEFLNILFHDILRVEPLLKIRSAGQEVQDCNFYQIFMEKNEKVGVPTIQQLLEWSFINSNLKFAEAPSCLIIQMPRFGKDFKMFKKIFPSLELNITDLLEDTPRECRICGGLAMFECRECYEDPDISAGKIKQFCKTCCTQVHLHPKRMNHTYHPVSLPKDLPDWDWRHGCIPCQKMELFAVLCIETSHYVAFVKYGKDDSAWLFFDSMADRDGDQNGFNIPQVTPCPEVGEYLKMSLEELHSLDSRRIQGCARRLLCDAYMCMYQSPTMSLYK, translated from the exons ATGAGTTCAGGCCTATGGAGTCAAGAGAAAGTTACTTCACCTTACTGGGAAGAACGAATTTTTTATCTGCTTCTTCAAGAATGCAGTgtaacagacaaacagacacagaaactCCTAAAAGTACCCAAAGGAAGTATAGGACAGTACATCCAAGACCGTTCTGTGGGGCATTCAAGAGTTCCTTCTGCAAAAGGCAAGAAAAATCAGATTGGATTAAAAATCTTAGAGCAACCGCACGCAGTTCTATTTGTTGATGAAAAGGATGTTGTAGAAATCACTGAGAAATTTACAGAGTTACTGTTGGCAATTACCAACTGTGAGGAGAGGCTCAGCCTATTTAGAAACAGAATTCGACTAAGTAAAGGCCTCCAGGTAGACGTGGGCAGCCCTGTGAAAGTACAGCTGCGATCTGGGGAAGAGAAATTTCCAGGAGTTGTACGCTTCAGAGGACCTTTATTAGCGGAGAGGCCAGTTTCGGGGATTTTCTTTGGAGTAGAATTGCTG GAAGAAGGTCGTGGCCAAGGTTTCACTGATGGGGTATATCAAGGGAAACAGCTTTTTCAGTGTGATGAAGACTGTGGTGTGTTTGTGGCGATGGACAAGCTGGAGCCCATAGAAGACTATAACAATGGATTGGAAAGTGATTTTGCAGCCCCGAGGGATACAATGCAGGCTGAACCTCCACCTTTGGAAATAAACTCCAGAGTCTCTCTAAAGGTTGGAGAAAGTGTAGAATCTGGAACAGTAATATTCTGTGATGTTTTACCAGGAAAAGAGAGTCTAGGATATTTTGTTGGTGTGGACATG GATAACCCTATTGGCAACTGGGATGGAAGGTTTGATGGAGTACAACTGTGTAGTTTTGCAAGTGTTGAAAGTACAATTCTTCTGCACATCAATGATATCATTCCAG AGAGCATGACACCGGAAAGGAGGCCTCCCAAACTTGCCTTTATGTCAAGAGGTGTTGGTGACAAAGGTTCATCTAGTCATAATAAACCAAAGGTTACAG GATCTACCTCAGACCCTGGAAGTAGAAACAGATCTGAATTATTTTATACCTTAAATGGGTCATCTGTTGACTCACAACAACAATCCAAATCTAAAAATCCATGGTACATTGATGAAG TTGCAGAAGATCCTGCAAAGTCACTTACAGAGCTGTCTCCAGACTTTGGACATTCATCACCTCCACCACAACCTCCTTCCGTGAACTCCTTATCCAGCGAGAACAGATTTCACTCTCTACCGTTCAGCCTGACGAAGATGCCCAATACTAACGGCAGCATTGCTCACAGCTCACTGTCACTATCAGTGCAGTCTGTGATGGGTGAGCTGAACAGCACACCTGTCCAGGAGAGTCCACCTTTGCCCATCTCTTCTGGTAATGCATACGGCCTAGAGGTGGGCTCACTGGCTGAAGTGAAAGAGAATCCCCCGTTCTATGGGGTTATCCGTTGGATTGGCCAGCCGCCTGGGCTCAGTGATGTGctagctggactggaactg GAAGACGAATGTGCAGGCTGTACAGACGGCACGTTCAGGGGCACGCGCTACTTCACCTGCGCCCTGAAGAAGGCCCTGTTCGTGAAACTGAAGAGCTGCAGACCCGACTCTAGGTTTGCGTCCTTGCAGCCTGTTTCTAATCAGATTGAAAGGTGTAATTCTTTAG caTTTGGAGGCTACTTAAGTGAAGTAGTAGAAGAAAATACTCCACCAAAGATGGAAAAAGAAGGTTTTGAGATAATgattggaaagaagaaaggcatccAGGGCCATTACAATTCTTGTTACTTAGACTCAACTTTATTCTG ctTATTTGCTTTTAGTTCTGTCCTGGATACTGTGTTGCTTAGACCTAAAGAAAAGAATGATGTGGAGTATTATAGTGAGACCCAAGAGCTACTAAGGACAGAAATAGTTAATCCTCTGAGAAT atatggatatgtgtgtgccACAAAAATTATGAAACTGAGGAAAATACTTGAAAAAGTTGAGGCTGCATCAGGATTTACCTCTGAAGAAAAAG atcCTGAAGAATTTCTAAATATCCTGTTTCATGATATTTTAAGGGTTGAACCATTGTTAAAAATAAG ATCAGCAGGTCAGGAAGTCCAAGACTGCAACTTCTATCAGATctttatggaaaaaaatgagaaagttggAGTTCCTACAATTCAGCAGTTACTCGAGTGGTCTTTTATCAACAGCAACCTGAAATTTGCAGAG gcaccATCATGCTTGATTATTCAAATGCCTCGGTTTGGAAAAGacttcaaaatgtttaaaaaaatttttccttCTCTAGAATTAAATATAACGGATTTGCTTGAAGACA CTCCCAGGGAGTGCCGCATCTGTGGAGGACTTGCCATGTTTGAGTGCCGAGAGTGCTATGAAGACCCCGACATCTCAGCGGGGAAGATCAAGCAGTTCTGTAAGACCTGCTGCACTCAG GTTCACCTCCATCCCAAGAGAATGAATCATACATATCACCCAGTATCACTTCCCAAAGACTTGCCTGACTGGGACTGGAGACACGGATGCATCCCCTGTCAGAAGATGGAGTTATTTGCTGTTCTCTGCATAGAAACGAGCCACTATGTTGCTTTTGTGAAGTATGGGAAGGATGATTCAGCCTGGCTCTTCTTTGACAGCATGGCTGATCGAGATG
- the Cyld gene encoding ubiquitin carboxyl-terminal hydrolase CYLD isoform X2: protein MSSGLWSQEKVTSPYWEERIFYLLLQECSVTDKQTQKLLKVPKGSIGQYIQDRSVGHSRVPSAKGKKNQIGLKILEQPHAVLFVDEKDVVEITEKFTELLLAITNCEERLSLFRNRIRLSKGLQVDVGSPVKVQLRSGEEKFPGVVRFRGPLLAERPVSGIFFGVELLEEGRGQGFTDGVYQGKQLFQCDEDCGVFVAMDKLEPIEDYNNGLESDFAAPRDTMQAEPPPLEINSRVSLKVGESVESGTVIFCDVLPGKESLGYFVGVDMDNPIGNWDGRFDGVQLCSFASVESTILLHINDIIPALSESMTPERRPPKLAFMSRGVGDKGSSSHNKPKVTGSTSDPGSRNRSELFYTLNGSSVDSQQQSKSKNPWYIDEEDPAKSLTELSPDFGHSSPPPQPPSVNSLSSENRFHSLPFSLTKMPNTNGSIAHSSLSLSVQSVMGELNSTPVQESPPLPISSGNAYGLEVGSLAEVKENPPFYGVIRWIGQPPGLSDVLAGLELEDECAGCTDGTFRGTRYFTCALKKALFVKLKSCRPDSRFASLQPVSNQIERCNSLAFGGYLSEVVEENTPPKMEKEGFEIMIGKKKGIQGHYNSCYLDSTLFCLFAFSSVLDTVLLRPKEKNDVEYYSETQELLRTEIVNPLRIYGYVCATKIMKLRKILEKVEAASGFTSEEKDPEEFLNILFHDILRVEPLLKIRSAGQEVQDCNFYQIFMEKNEKVGVPTIQQLLEWSFINSNLKFAEAPSCLIIQMPRFGKDFKMFKKIFPSLELNITDLLEDTPRECRICGGLAMFECRECYEDPDISAGKIKQFCKTCCTQVHLHPKRMNHTYHPVSLPKDLPDWDWRHGCIPCQKMELFAVLCIETSHYVAFVKYGKDDSAWLFFDSMADRDGDQNGFNIPQVTPCPEVGEYLKMSLEELHSLDSRRIQGCARRLLCDAYMCMYQSPTMSLYK from the exons ATGAGTTCAGGCCTATGGAGTCAAGAGAAAGTTACTTCACCTTACTGGGAAGAACGAATTTTTTATCTGCTTCTTCAAGAATGCAGTgtaacagacaaacagacacagaaactCCTAAAAGTACCCAAAGGAAGTATAGGACAGTACATCCAAGACCGTTCTGTGGGGCATTCAAGAGTTCCTTCTGCAAAAGGCAAGAAAAATCAGATTGGATTAAAAATCTTAGAGCAACCGCACGCAGTTCTATTTGTTGATGAAAAGGATGTTGTAGAAATCACTGAGAAATTTACAGAGTTACTGTTGGCAATTACCAACTGTGAGGAGAGGCTCAGCCTATTTAGAAACAGAATTCGACTAAGTAAAGGCCTCCAGGTAGACGTGGGCAGCCCTGTGAAAGTACAGCTGCGATCTGGGGAAGAGAAATTTCCAGGAGTTGTACGCTTCAGAGGACCTTTATTAGCGGAGAGGCCAGTTTCGGGGATTTTCTTTGGAGTAGAATTGCTG GAAGAAGGTCGTGGCCAAGGTTTCACTGATGGGGTATATCAAGGGAAACAGCTTTTTCAGTGTGATGAAGACTGTGGTGTGTTTGTGGCGATGGACAAGCTGGAGCCCATAGAAGACTATAACAATGGATTGGAAAGTGATTTTGCAGCCCCGAGGGATACAATGCAGGCTGAACCTCCACCTTTGGAAATAAACTCCAGAGTCTCTCTAAAGGTTGGAGAAAGTGTAGAATCTGGAACAGTAATATTCTGTGATGTTTTACCAGGAAAAGAGAGTCTAGGATATTTTGTTGGTGTGGACATG GATAACCCTATTGGCAACTGGGATGGAAGGTTTGATGGAGTACAACTGTGTAGTTTTGCAAGTGTTGAAAGTACAATTCTTCTGCACATCAATGATATCATTCCAG CTTTATCAG AGAGCATGACACCGGAAAGGAGGCCTCCCAAACTTGCCTTTATGTCAAGAGGTGTTGGTGACAAAGGTTCATCTAGTCATAATAAACCAAAGGTTACAG GATCTACCTCAGACCCTGGAAGTAGAAACAGATCTGAATTATTTTATACCTTAAATGGGTCATCTGTTGACTCACAACAACAATCCAAATCTAAAAATCCATGGTACATTGATGAAG AAGATCCTGCAAAGTCACTTACAGAGCTGTCTCCAGACTTTGGACATTCATCACCTCCACCACAACCTCCTTCCGTGAACTCCTTATCCAGCGAGAACAGATTTCACTCTCTACCGTTCAGCCTGACGAAGATGCCCAATACTAACGGCAGCATTGCTCACAGCTCACTGTCACTATCAGTGCAGTCTGTGATGGGTGAGCTGAACAGCACACCTGTCCAGGAGAGTCCACCTTTGCCCATCTCTTCTGGTAATGCATACGGCCTAGAGGTGGGCTCACTGGCTGAAGTGAAAGAGAATCCCCCGTTCTATGGGGTTATCCGTTGGATTGGCCAGCCGCCTGGGCTCAGTGATGTGctagctggactggaactg GAAGACGAATGTGCAGGCTGTACAGACGGCACGTTCAGGGGCACGCGCTACTTCACCTGCGCCCTGAAGAAGGCCCTGTTCGTGAAACTGAAGAGCTGCAGACCCGACTCTAGGTTTGCGTCCTTGCAGCCTGTTTCTAATCAGATTGAAAGGTGTAATTCTTTAG caTTTGGAGGCTACTTAAGTGAAGTAGTAGAAGAAAATACTCCACCAAAGATGGAAAAAGAAGGTTTTGAGATAATgattggaaagaagaaaggcatccAGGGCCATTACAATTCTTGTTACTTAGACTCAACTTTATTCTG ctTATTTGCTTTTAGTTCTGTCCTGGATACTGTGTTGCTTAGACCTAAAGAAAAGAATGATGTGGAGTATTATAGTGAGACCCAAGAGCTACTAAGGACAGAAATAGTTAATCCTCTGAGAAT atatggatatgtgtgtgccACAAAAATTATGAAACTGAGGAAAATACTTGAAAAAGTTGAGGCTGCATCAGGATTTACCTCTGAAGAAAAAG atcCTGAAGAATTTCTAAATATCCTGTTTCATGATATTTTAAGGGTTGAACCATTGTTAAAAATAAG ATCAGCAGGTCAGGAAGTCCAAGACTGCAACTTCTATCAGATctttatggaaaaaaatgagaaagttggAGTTCCTACAATTCAGCAGTTACTCGAGTGGTCTTTTATCAACAGCAACCTGAAATTTGCAGAG gcaccATCATGCTTGATTATTCAAATGCCTCGGTTTGGAAAAGacttcaaaatgtttaaaaaaatttttccttCTCTAGAATTAAATATAACGGATTTGCTTGAAGACA CTCCCAGGGAGTGCCGCATCTGTGGAGGACTTGCCATGTTTGAGTGCCGAGAGTGCTATGAAGACCCCGACATCTCAGCGGGGAAGATCAAGCAGTTCTGTAAGACCTGCTGCACTCAG GTTCACCTCCATCCCAAGAGAATGAATCATACATATCACCCAGTATCACTTCCCAAAGACTTGCCTGACTGGGACTGGAGACACGGATGCATCCCCTGTCAGAAGATGGAGTTATTTGCTGTTCTCTGCATAGAAACGAGCCACTATGTTGCTTTTGTGAAGTATGGGAAGGATGATTCAGCCTGGCTCTTCTTTGACAGCATGGCTGATCGAGATG
- the Cyld gene encoding ubiquitin carboxyl-terminal hydrolase CYLD isoform X4: MDKLEPIEDYNNGLESDFAAPRDTMQAEPPPLEINSRVSLKVGESVESGTVIFCDVLPGKESLGYFVGVDMDNPIGNWDGRFDGVQLCSFASVESTILLHINDIIPALSESMTPERRPPKLAFMSRGVGDKGSSSHNKPKVTGSTSDPGSRNRSELFYTLNGSSVDSQQQSKSKNPWYIDEVAEDPAKSLTELSPDFGHSSPPPQPPSVNSLSSENRFHSLPFSLTKMPNTNGSIAHSSLSLSVQSVMGELNSTPVQESPPLPISSGNAYGLEVGSLAEVKENPPFYGVIRWIGQPPGLSDVLAGLELEDECAGCTDGTFRGTRYFTCALKKALFVKLKSCRPDSRFASLQPVSNQIERCNSLAFGGYLSEVVEENTPPKMEKEGFEIMIGKKKGIQGHYNSCYLDSTLFCLFAFSSVLDTVLLRPKEKNDVEYYSETQELLRTEIVNPLRIYGYVCATKIMKLRKILEKVEAASGFTSEEKDPEEFLNILFHDILRVEPLLKIRSAGQEVQDCNFYQIFMEKNEKVGVPTIQQLLEWSFINSNLKFAEAPSCLIIQMPRFGKDFKMFKKIFPSLELNITDLLEDTPRECRICGGLAMFECRECYEDPDISAGKIKQFCKTCCTQVHLHPKRMNHTYHPVSLPKDLPDWDWRHGCIPCQKMELFAVLCIETSHYVAFVKYGKDDSAWLFFDSMADRDGDQNGFNIPQVTPCPEVGEYLKMSLEELHSLDSRRIQGCARRLLCDAYMCMYQSPTMSLYK, from the exons ATGGACAAGCTGGAGCCCATAGAAGACTATAACAATGGATTGGAAAGTGATTTTGCAGCCCCGAGGGATACAATGCAGGCTGAACCTCCACCTTTGGAAATAAACTCCAGAGTCTCTCTAAAGGTTGGAGAAAGTGTAGAATCTGGAACAGTAATATTCTGTGATGTTTTACCAGGAAAAGAGAGTCTAGGATATTTTGTTGGTGTGGACATG GATAACCCTATTGGCAACTGGGATGGAAGGTTTGATGGAGTACAACTGTGTAGTTTTGCAAGTGTTGAAAGTACAATTCTTCTGCACATCAATGATATCATTCCAG CTTTATCAG AGAGCATGACACCGGAAAGGAGGCCTCCCAAACTTGCCTTTATGTCAAGAGGTGTTGGTGACAAAGGTTCATCTAGTCATAATAAACCAAAGGTTACAG GATCTACCTCAGACCCTGGAAGTAGAAACAGATCTGAATTATTTTATACCTTAAATGGGTCATCTGTTGACTCACAACAACAATCCAAATCTAAAAATCCATGGTACATTGATGAAG TTGCAGAAGATCCTGCAAAGTCACTTACAGAGCTGTCTCCAGACTTTGGACATTCATCACCTCCACCACAACCTCCTTCCGTGAACTCCTTATCCAGCGAGAACAGATTTCACTCTCTACCGTTCAGCCTGACGAAGATGCCCAATACTAACGGCAGCATTGCTCACAGCTCACTGTCACTATCAGTGCAGTCTGTGATGGGTGAGCTGAACAGCACACCTGTCCAGGAGAGTCCACCTTTGCCCATCTCTTCTGGTAATGCATACGGCCTAGAGGTGGGCTCACTGGCTGAAGTGAAAGAGAATCCCCCGTTCTATGGGGTTATCCGTTGGATTGGCCAGCCGCCTGGGCTCAGTGATGTGctagctggactggaactg GAAGACGAATGTGCAGGCTGTACAGACGGCACGTTCAGGGGCACGCGCTACTTCACCTGCGCCCTGAAGAAGGCCCTGTTCGTGAAACTGAAGAGCTGCAGACCCGACTCTAGGTTTGCGTCCTTGCAGCCTGTTTCTAATCAGATTGAAAGGTGTAATTCTTTAG caTTTGGAGGCTACTTAAGTGAAGTAGTAGAAGAAAATACTCCACCAAAGATGGAAAAAGAAGGTTTTGAGATAATgattggaaagaagaaaggcatccAGGGCCATTACAATTCTTGTTACTTAGACTCAACTTTATTCTG ctTATTTGCTTTTAGTTCTGTCCTGGATACTGTGTTGCTTAGACCTAAAGAAAAGAATGATGTGGAGTATTATAGTGAGACCCAAGAGCTACTAAGGACAGAAATAGTTAATCCTCTGAGAAT atatggatatgtgtgtgccACAAAAATTATGAAACTGAGGAAAATACTTGAAAAAGTTGAGGCTGCATCAGGATTTACCTCTGAAGAAAAAG atcCTGAAGAATTTCTAAATATCCTGTTTCATGATATTTTAAGGGTTGAACCATTGTTAAAAATAAG ATCAGCAGGTCAGGAAGTCCAAGACTGCAACTTCTATCAGATctttatggaaaaaaatgagaaagttggAGTTCCTACAATTCAGCAGTTACTCGAGTGGTCTTTTATCAACAGCAACCTGAAATTTGCAGAG gcaccATCATGCTTGATTATTCAAATGCCTCGGTTTGGAAAAGacttcaaaatgtttaaaaaaatttttccttCTCTAGAATTAAATATAACGGATTTGCTTGAAGACA CTCCCAGGGAGTGCCGCATCTGTGGAGGACTTGCCATGTTTGAGTGCCGAGAGTGCTATGAAGACCCCGACATCTCAGCGGGGAAGATCAAGCAGTTCTGTAAGACCTGCTGCACTCAG GTTCACCTCCATCCCAAGAGAATGAATCATACATATCACCCAGTATCACTTCCCAAAGACTTGCCTGACTGGGACTGGAGACACGGATGCATCCCCTGTCAGAAGATGGAGTTATTTGCTGTTCTCTGCATAGAAACGAGCCACTATGTTGCTTTTGTGAAGTATGGGAAGGATGATTCAGCCTGGCTCTTCTTTGACAGCATGGCTGATCGAGATG